The sequence ttttaacggcgttaatttttttatcgcgcgattcaCGCGAAttcatatataaaaaaataaagttttatttttttttctttggctcaaaacaaagaagcagtagcctgactgctatgttcaaggcagtatgtttgtatgttcatcgtttaattgcactataggcttttttttgtatcttcctgttttgatcagtatatgccaatgttgttatagTATATGccaaaaacatttgcacaaggcaagccgatgcacttctccatgttgataagagcataaAAATTTGAataattaatgggacaaagaaatcaatggatgtttagcatagaaaaaagatttgcgattaattgtgagttaactatgacattaatgtgattaatcgcgattaaatattttaatcgcttgacagcccgaaaatatatatattataattgtatgtgtgtgtgtgagctgcgggAAGCTTGTCACATTCGCACTTGACCAAGTGTGCAGTAACTGGTCCGACAGGCCTGCAATTATATAGTTCTAAGAAGTAAGACATGTCCCGACGATATGTTTTCTGTAAATTCAAGCATTTCTAGGAACAAaggttttttgtgtttttgtcctAAAGAATATCAAAGAAGTGACCTTACCTTTCCTTTCCTGCAGAGAACCTTATACTCACTCTCGCGGTAAGTGCTCACAGTCTTTATTGGCTGAACAATATTTGCAGCCAAGAGCCTTTGCATTTTATAATGCAAATCCAAGTTCTTAAGGTGCTGGTCCTAGATGCAGACGCTTCAATCCAAGCAGAGGGACCTACCGACTCGGGCAGTGAGTACCATCTTCAAGGCAGAGAGCCAAACTATTTTAGTATTGTATTGTTTAGCTCTGTAATGGTAGACTCCTCATTTTTGAACTCCTAAGATTAATGTAATATATCATGTATCCCTTTGCAATTCCAATAGAATGTTAATATGAAGGAAATTATAGCAGGATGATCTATTGTCTGAGCATGTTGTTTCTCCAGAAACCATGGGGTCCAGTAGTCTCGTCTTCTGTTTAATCGGTAGGTATTCCAAACAGCACCAGTTCATTGTGTTGACTTAATAAAAATGTACCTGCCATTTTACAGTTGACCTCTTCCTATGTTTGGGAATGTGTAAGATTCCGACCAAGAATAGTTAGAATATGTCGTTAATACGTGTTAATACAGCTGCAGGAAATATCCTTGTAAATATAAGCTGATAATAGCTGAAATATAATGTTAAGTAAAAAGTATTTTGTCCTCACCAGGTGTTGTGATCCCCCTGTGGAAGTCACCTGGATTTTCAGGTATTTCCATTTGCCCCATTTAGGGGCAGATGACAAGTTATCCCAACAGGCAAGTATTTCAATGTGTTTTGAACAATGGAATAATACTTGGTTTCTTTCTCCATTAAGCTGCATCCCGCATAAACGTTGCGTTGAGCGGCACGGCTATTCAGTCTTCAACCTACTCGAACCTGGGGAAGGCTGAACACGCCATCGATGGGAACAGCGACCCTGAGTGGAAGCACTACAGCTGCAGCTCTACCGCCTATGAGACTAAACCATGGTGGAGGCTAGAGCTGCCCGGTGTGTACCGGGTGTCAGAGATCCAGGTCACTAATAGGAATGCCAAAAGGAAGAGGCTCAACAGCGTTGAAATATTCATAGGGAATTCACTTGTGAACAACGGCAATGACAATCCAAGGTGAATCACTGGGGTGTAACCTAAAATAAGTCAATACTGTTAGACTCCCAGCCATTCGTCCTGGTTTTTAATCAACCTGCTCCTTGGATAAAAGTGTAAATTACTAAAAACTATAGAATATTATACTCCCAGAAAATAAGGCTTCTGtatcttctctctttctcttttcctcaGGTGTGCCATCATCAACGATGACCCAGGCTGCTTGACTCAGACTGTCAAGTGTTGGGGCATGGCAGGAAGGTTCATCAACTTATACCGGTCCTTTGATGTAGCAGACGCTTTGACGTTTTGTGAGGTCAAAGTGTATGGAGGTACTCAGTCCATCATTACTTAATCATCAAAGGGGGGATGGGTGTACTAGAGCCCCTGTTGATCAGCCATCATTGGTCAATGGTCAAATTTTGCAGGTCCTTATAGCTCAATTGGTAGAGCATGGCATGTACACTGCCAGGGTTCGGAGTTTGTTTTGTAATCAGGGATACGTGTGTTAATCGTAAATAGTGGGTAGGGATTAGGTGTGTTGCTCAGATACTTAGAGGAAGACTTACAGTGCTGAGAGTTGAAATCCCTCAACGCCACAGTGTCAATTGTTTCCCCAGAGCCTGCTGCACCCTCCATGAGCATTCAGAAGATGGGGAGGAACATTACAATAGTGGGGACGCGGCTTTGCTGGTCAGATGCCCTGCTCTACTGCAGAGACTCTCACTGGGACCTGCTGAGCCTCATAGGCCCAGAAGACCAGGAGATGATTGATGAGCTGGTGGCTCGCGCAACCTTCCCACTAACCAGCCAACTCTGGGTGGGCCTGCGCAGGTACTGGCCAGGCCTTAGTGTCTATCAGGCAATCATCTGGTTGTCCTTTATTTTGTCGCATGAAATACCATGAAAATAACAAAAGCTAAATATTTGGCCACATTATTATTCCTTCCACCCAGGTAACTCTTTAATCTCTTTCAATGTTGGTAGGTCTCCATCAGGAAGCTCCTGGTTTTGGATGTCCGGTGACCCAATGGACTTCACCCGATGGGACGAGGGCTCACACCATTCCAGCCTCTGTGGGGGCACGTCCAGTAGGAAACCTTCCACATGGAGGCAACTCTCTTGTGAAGAACATCTTAACTTCATCTGTTTTACGGGTTCGTGTCAAGCCTTTAGAGCCATCACCAGCTCCTTATCAAGCCAAACCTGCTTAACCTTCTGCAAAGGCATGCATTACATTCCATATTCTACCTGCACAAGGGAGTCTCAGATaatatcttactactataatagcaggcctgtcgcaacAGCTACTCAAAGTTACTCATGTGCgtatgtgccaagcagcctgcagctcactcacacacagcacgcgcaaACAGATACATAGCCTACACCACAGCATGCACTTACGTACACACActtcacagacacgcacattcGCACGGGCATACacgaaaacgcacacacacgcgcacacccataaacacgcacac is a genomic window of Gadus chalcogrammus isolate NIFS_2021 chromosome 23, NIFS_Gcha_1.0, whole genome shotgun sequence containing:
- the LOC130377594 gene encoding uncharacterized protein LOC130377594, with amino-acid sequence MTSYPNRQSSTYSNLGKAEHAIDGNSDPEWKHYSCSSTAYETKPWWRLELPGVYRVSEIQVTNRNAKRKRLNSVEIFIGNSLVNNGNDNPRCAIINDDPGCLTQTVKCWGMAGRFINLYRSFDVADALTFCEVKVYGEPAAPSMSIQKMGRNITIVGTRLCWSDALLYCRDSHWDLLSLIGPEDQEMIDELVARATFPLTSQLWVGLRRSPSGSSWFWMSGDPMDFTRWDEGSHHSSLCGGTSSQMPYFPPPPDTGRGHIRPPTHSPPPERERKSATAIGAPRLCKTRKLKGCNARYHRVSSR